The Polypterus senegalus isolate Bchr_013 chromosome 1, ASM1683550v1, whole genome shotgun sequence genome includes a window with the following:
- the ccnj gene encoding cyclin-J isoform X1: MELQGQWWKGQLAADIYQALRSKELKLPSYKGQSPQLNLRRYFADLIAIVSNRFRLCPTARHLAVYLLDLFMDRYDISVQQLHVVALSCLLLASKFEEKEDRVPKLEQLNSLGCMTNMNLVLTKQSLLHMELLLLETFQWNLYLPTAAHFIDYYLSIAVHETDLHDGWPMVCLEKTKLYMAKYGDYFLEVSLQDHVFLNYAPSLVAAACVGSSRIILRLSPTWPTRLHRLTGYSWDLLIPCVERLLIAHDNDVKEANKQKLQHPNSQTGHTVFPAQTQVNAAPQMHQTVPQYISRQPLQYQQQNCQQLLSAYTIQPHTTGLQASIQPHGHIQAVTGLTLPAALDVKVNAPYNRAYQVNGHYACTAPCFDR; the protein is encoded by the exons ATGGAGCTTCAGGGCCAATGGTGGAAAGGACAACTGGCTGCAGACATATACCAGGCTCTCCGCAGTAAA gaACTAAAACTGCCATCTTACAAAGGCCAGTCTCCACAGCTTAACCTCAGGCGTTACTTTGCAGACTTGATAGCCATAGTAAGCAATCGCTTCAGACTGTGCCCAACAGCTAGACATCTTGCTGTCTATTTATTGGACTTGTTTATGGATCGTTATGACATCTCTGTCCAACAGCTCCATGTGGTGGCTCTCTCTTGTTTGCTTTTGGCTA GTAAATTTGAAGAAAAGGAAGATCGTGTACCTAAACTTGAGCAACTTAACAGCCTGGGCTGTATGACCAACATGAACTTGGTATTAACAAAACAAAGCCTTCTgcatatggaactgttgctgctAGAGACCTTTCAGTGGAACTTGTATTTACCCACTGCTGCTCACTTTATTGACTACTATCTATCAATTGCAGTTCATGAAACTGATCTGCATGATGGGTGGCCAATGGTTTGCCTGGAGAAAACAAAACTGTATATGGCAAAGTATGGAGATTACTTTCTTGAAGTATCATTGCAAG atcatgtatttttaaattacgCTCCTTCATTAGTTGCTGCTGCTTGTGTAGGATCTTCAAGGATTATCCTTCGCCTATCACCAACTTGGCCAACTCGACTACACCGCCTTACTGGCTATTCTTGGGACCTTTTAATACCCTGTGTAGAGCGATTGTTAAT TGCACATGATAACGATGTGaaagaagcaaacaaacaaaaactccaacATCCAAACTCCCAGACTGGCCATACAGTGTTTCCTGCACAAACCCAAGTCAATGCTGCACCACAGATGCATCAGACGGTCCCCCAGTACATCTCTCGACAACCGCTCCAGTATCAACAACAGAACTGCCAGCAGCTTTTGTCGGCATACACAATACAGCCCCATACTACTGGTTTACAAGCCAGTATTCAGCCTCATGGACATATACAAGCTGTAACTGGCCTGACACTACCTGCTGCTTTGGATGTTAAAGTCAATGCGCCCTATAACAGGGCCTACCAAGTTAATGGACACTATGCATGTACTGCACCCTGTTTCGACAGGTGA
- the ccnj gene encoding cyclin-J isoform X2: MELQGQWWKGQLAADIYQALRSKELKLPSYKGQSPQLNLRRYFADLIAIVSNRFRLCPTARHLAVYLLDLFMDRYDISVQQLHVVALSCLLLASKFEEKEDRVPKLEQLNSLGCMTNMNLVLTKQSLLHMELLLLETFQWNLYLPTAAHFIDYYLSIAVHETDLHDGWPMVCLEKTKLYMAKYGDYFLEVSLQVAAACVGSSRIILRLSPTWPTRLHRLTGYSWDLLIPCVERLLIAHDNDVKEANKQKLQHPNSQTGHTVFPAQTQVNAAPQMHQTVPQYISRQPLQYQQQNCQQLLSAYTIQPHTTGLQASIQPHGHIQAVTGLTLPAALDVKVNAPYNRAYQVNGHYACTAPCFDR; encoded by the exons ATGGAGCTTCAGGGCCAATGGTGGAAAGGACAACTGGCTGCAGACATATACCAGGCTCTCCGCAGTAAA gaACTAAAACTGCCATCTTACAAAGGCCAGTCTCCACAGCTTAACCTCAGGCGTTACTTTGCAGACTTGATAGCCATAGTAAGCAATCGCTTCAGACTGTGCCCAACAGCTAGACATCTTGCTGTCTATTTATTGGACTTGTTTATGGATCGTTATGACATCTCTGTCCAACAGCTCCATGTGGTGGCTCTCTCTTGTTTGCTTTTGGCTA GTAAATTTGAAGAAAAGGAAGATCGTGTACCTAAACTTGAGCAACTTAACAGCCTGGGCTGTATGACCAACATGAACTTGGTATTAACAAAACAAAGCCTTCTgcatatggaactgttgctgctAGAGACCTTTCAGTGGAACTTGTATTTACCCACTGCTGCTCACTTTATTGACTACTATCTATCAATTGCAGTTCATGAAACTGATCTGCATGATGGGTGGCCAATGGTTTGCCTGGAGAAAACAAAACTGTATATGGCAAAGTATGGAGATTACTTTCTTGAAGTATCATTGCAAG TTGCTGCTGCTTGTGTAGGATCTTCAAGGATTATCCTTCGCCTATCACCAACTTGGCCAACTCGACTACACCGCCTTACTGGCTATTCTTGGGACCTTTTAATACCCTGTGTAGAGCGATTGTTAAT TGCACATGATAACGATGTGaaagaagcaaacaaacaaaaactccaacATCCAAACTCCCAGACTGGCCATACAGTGTTTCCTGCACAAACCCAAGTCAATGCTGCACCACAGATGCATCAGACGGTCCCCCAGTACATCTCTCGACAACCGCTCCAGTATCAACAACAGAACTGCCAGCAGCTTTTGTCGGCATACACAATACAGCCCCATACTACTGGTTTACAAGCCAGTATTCAGCCTCATGGACATATACAAGCTGTAACTGGCCTGACACTACCTGCTGCTTTGGATGTTAAAGTCAATGCGCCCTATAACAGGGCCTACCAAGTTAATGGACACTATGCATGTACTGCACCCTGTTTCGACAGGTGA